From one Candidatus Acididesulfobacter guangdongensis genomic stretch:
- a CDS encoding DUF2283 domain-containing protein, which yields MEKITIDSKIIGDISKITPHLLNFPNKRMWIDYDDEADVLYISFKKPQQATDSEMLKNGILLRYSGKDIVGLTILDASTRR from the coding sequence ATGGAAAAAATAACTATAGATTCAAAAATAATCGGTGATATTTCTAAAATTACCCCGCATCTCTTAAACTTTCCTAATAAAAGAATGTGGATAGATTACGACGATGAAGCGGATGTCTTATATATTAGTTTTAAGAAGCCTCAACAAGCAACTGATTCAGAAATGTTAAAAAATGGCATTTTGCTTAGATATAGCGGAAAAGATATTGTCGGCTTGACAATATTAGATGCATCAACAAGAAGATAG
- a CDS encoding DUF2283 domain-containing protein, translating to MKVTYDPKYNISYIKLAESSEKVETIKISDEVNIDLSPDGKIYGIELLNANELMKQDGELVFLNEGTGEETKIAI from the coding sequence ATGAAAGTAACGTATGACCCGAAATATAATATTTCTTATATTAAATTAGCTGAATCTTCTGAAAAAGTCGAAACTATAAAAATAAGCGATGAAGTCAATATCGACTTATCCCCCGACGGAAAAATTTACGGCATAGAACTTTTAAATGCAAACGAATTGATGAAGCAAGACGGGGAACTTGTTTTTCTTAATGAAGGCACAGGCGAAGAAACTAAAATTGCAATTTGA
- a CDS encoding 4Fe-4S dicluster domain-containing protein, giving the protein MKVNIDRCIGCMSCEVSCKKEHNLPVGPRRMRVIQVGPYFVKKGQLKTVYLPMNCFHCDDAACVKACPTGSMQKRTDGIVFNDPTTCIGCKSCIHACPFGSPQFNDATGKVTKCDYCRHRIDEGLLPACVTLCSTDALWFGNINRISTIDREKTARKMTEHFFGFDLPHSTQGTSSVEDNDNSSKVG; this is encoded by the coding sequence ATGAAGGTTAATATTGATAGATGCATAGGGTGTATGTCTTGCGAAGTATCCTGCAAAAAAGAGCATAATCTTCCGGTTGGACCGAGAAGAATGAGAGTTATCCAGGTAGGACCATATTTTGTTAAGAAAGGTCAGCTTAAAACCGTTTATTTACCAATGAATTGTTTTCATTGCGATGATGCAGCCTGCGTTAAAGCCTGCCCTACAGGTTCAATGCAAAAAAGAACTGACGGCATAGTCTTTAACGACCCGACTACATGCATTGGATGCAAATCATGCATACATGCGTGCCCTTTCGGTTCGCCCCAGTTTAACGATGCGACCGGAAAGGTTACAAAATGCGATTATTGCAGACACAGAATAGACGAAGGATTACTGCCTGCATGCGTTACTCTCTGTTCTACGGATGCGCTCTGGTTCGGCAATATAAACAGAATTTCAACAATCGACAGAGAAAAAACCGCCCGTAAAATGACGGAACACTTCTTCGGATTTGATTTGCCGCATTCTACACAGGGCACTTCTTCCGTCGAAGATAACGATAACAGTTCCAAGGTAGGTTGA
- a CDS encoding tRNA-dihydrouridine synthase family protein has translation MNNQIIGDCILAPMAGITGYPFRKIALKYGASFCFTEMVSAIGYIKNDKTTLELTYSGLHTANTGIQLFGSDPYIMGLAAKKAIQSGFKAIDINFGCPAKKVIKTGAGSAALKDLDKFKAIIAEVKNNIGNDNLLTIKLRSGFDESSKNYLESCKIAEKEGVDSISFHPRTRAQMFSGKADHSLTALLKKNISIPVYATGDIFDIHSAKNIKESTAADGIMFARGAIGKPWIFQDFINYSELHSQLNKLTDADNLNNLNNLNKLNSIENLNYCEDEDKDEDEDEDKLHKLDNLDKLIELFEEMLAFYGEKRAANLIKPHLYNFLTGFDNAKIFRLEVNNARNYCDIIKSFNNIKKI, from the coding sequence ATGAATAACCAGATTATAGGGGATTGCATTTTAGCCCCTATGGCGGGAATTACAGGCTATCCTTTTAGAAAAATAGCCTTGAAGTATGGTGCATCATTTTGTTTTACGGAAATGGTAAGCGCTATCGGCTATATAAAGAACGATAAAACTACGCTGGAATTAACATATTCCGGTTTGCATACGGCAAACACAGGGATTCAACTTTTCGGTTCAGACCCGTATATCATGGGTTTAGCTGCAAAAAAGGCAATTCAGTCCGGGTTTAAAGCAATAGATATAAATTTTGGATGTCCTGCTAAAAAGGTTATAAAAACAGGGGCAGGAAGCGCGGCATTAAAAGATTTAGATAAATTTAAGGCAATTATTGCCGAAGTAAAGAATAATATCGGAAACGATAACCTTTTAACTATAAAACTACGCAGCGGATTCGACGAAAGTTCCAAAAATTATCTCGAATCCTGTAAAATAGCCGAAAAAGAAGGCGTAGATTCTATTTCTTTTCATCCGAGAACTAGAGCTCAAATGTTTTCCGGAAAAGCTGACCATAGTTTGACTGCACTGTTAAAAAAAAACATTTCCATACCTGTTTACGCAACAGGTGATATTTTTGATATACACTCCGCAAAAAATATTAAAGAAAGTACTGCTGCCGACGGTATTATGTTTGCCAGAGGAGCCATAGGCAAACCATGGATTTTTCAAGATTTCATAAACTATTCGGAACTGCACTCCCAGTTAAATAAATTAACTGATGCAGATAATTTAAATAATTTAAATAATTTAAATAAGTTAAATAGCATAGAAAATTTAAATTACTGCGAAGATGAAGATAAAGATGAAGATGAAGATGAAGATAAGCTGCATAAATTGGATAATTTAGATAAACTCATAGAACTCTTTGAAGAGATGCTCGCATTTTATGGAGAAAAAAGAGCAGCTAATTTAATAAAACCTCATCTGTATAATTTTTTAACAGGATTTGATAATGCAAAAATATTTAGACTTGAAGTTAACAATGCGAGAAATTATTGTGATATAATAAAATCCTTTAATAATATAAAAAAGATTTAG
- a CDS encoding DUF4258 domain-containing protein, which produces MMIIHPHAKERMTERGINEKEVIETLEDGECFPVKFGRNGFRRNFIFNDLWRGKKYNIKQVEVITVNEDNDIIIITAIAKYF; this is translated from the coding sequence ATGATGATAATTCACCCTCATGCAAAAGAACGAATGACTGAAAGGGGCATTAACGAAAAAGAAGTTATAGAAACTTTAGAAGATGGAGAATGTTTTCCCGTTAAATTTGGCAGAAACGGTTTTAGAAGAAATTTTATTTTTAACGATTTATGGCGAGGCAAAAAATATAATATAAAGCAGGTCGAGGTTATAACCGTAAATGAAGATAATGACATTATAATAATTACGGCAATAGCAAAATATTTTTAA
- a CDS encoding type II toxin-antitoxin system VapC family toxin — translation MMNKKFFVDTNIFLRYLINDNKSISDKIEETFKKASLGEILLITNSLVIIEIIFVLESYYDKSKKEIETAVLKIMNTNGLGVKDSGLILDALNFYVSKNIDFVDAYNAFFMKEHSLTDILTLDKKHFSRIDWLNIINI, via the coding sequence ATGATGAATAAAAAGTTTTTTGTCGATACAAATATTTTTCTAAGATATCTCATAAACGATAATAAATCTATTTCGGATAAAATCGAAGAGACATTTAAAAAAGCTTCGTTAGGAGAGATTTTACTTATCACAAATTCGCTTGTAATTATAGAAATTATATTTGTTTTAGAATCATACTACGATAAATCAAAAAAAGAAATAGAAACGGCTGTTTTAAAAATTATGAATACAAACGGTCTTGGAGTGAAAGATTCTGGTCTAATTTTAGACGCGCTTAATTTTTATGTATCTAAAAATATTGATTTCGTAGATGCATACAACGCTTTCTTTATGAAAGAACATAGCTTGACCGACATATTAACGCTTGATAAGAAGCATTTTTCAAGAATTGATTGGTTAAATATAATAAACATTTAA
- a CDS encoding DUF86 domain-containing protein: METLYLQTHIGRGNVYLKNKDIRDYLNDIIDAAAKILEFTQNITSYDEFIENDMLLSAVIRKFEIIGEAIKKIPIDTR; the protein is encoded by the coding sequence ATTGAAACCTTATATCTGCAGACACATATTGGAAGAGGTAATGTATATTTGAAAAATAAAGATATTCGTGATTATTTAAACGATATTATCGATGCTGCGGCTAAGATACTGGAATTCACTCAAAACATTACTTCTTATGATGAATTTATTGAAAACGATATGCTGTTATCCGCCGTTATTAGAAAATTTGAAATAATCGGCGAAGCAATAAAAAAGATTCCTATTGATACTCGCTAA
- a CDS encoding NAD(P)/FAD-dependent oxidoreductase, which produces MRYVIIGNSYSGLSCADAIRRFDKTGEITIISDESYKAYARPLISYYLEGKTTDETIWYKDDDYYEKNNYKTLFGKKVVSVNTADKKVVLDDNESIEYDKLFIGPGGVPFVPPIDGFNAESPMMGTFTKFDDAKKMERGAKLAKHKEAIVIGGGLIGLKASEGLRALDMHVTIAELLPRVLGLALDEISGGITAKKLNENGIDTATNDTVTKINVDEAGNPTSVIMKSGRELVADIVIVAIGVRPNIGFLEGSGITIDRGIIVDKTMMTNIKDVYAGGDAIVSYDILNKKPNIIAIVPLACEQGRIAGTNMAGVYREYYGGMGLNSVEIYGLPIITIGLTNPNDPSQTVFVHQEGESIYRKLVYDGQVLVGAILLGDVAGAGILSAIIRQGQKCLKYKDEFLKGNIYSFVIDNEFEVYNINEGYAIRGDFEDLPQFSRSNWR; this is translated from the coding sequence ATGAGATATGTAATAATCGGTAATTCTTATTCAGGTCTTTCATGCGCCGATGCGATAAGAAGATTTGATAAAACTGGAGAGATTACGATAATATCCGACGAATCATATAAGGCATATGCAAGACCTTTGATTTCATATTATCTGGAAGGTAAAACAACAGACGAAACTATATGGTATAAAGATGATGATTATTACGAAAAAAATAATTATAAAACATTATTCGGAAAAAAAGTTGTATCGGTAAACACGGCAGATAAAAAAGTAGTGCTGGACGACAATGAGTCTATTGAATACGATAAGTTATTTATTGGACCTGGAGGCGTCCCGTTTGTGCCGCCGATAGATGGATTTAACGCAGAATCCCCAATGATGGGAACTTTTACTAAATTTGATGATGCAAAAAAAATGGAAAGAGGCGCAAAATTAGCTAAACATAAAGAGGCTATAGTTATAGGCGGCGGATTGATAGGTCTGAAAGCATCGGAAGGTTTGAGAGCTCTTGATATGCACGTTACAATAGCAGAACTTCTTCCGCGTGTCTTAGGTTTGGCGCTTGATGAAATATCAGGCGGCATAACGGCAAAAAAACTGAACGAAAACGGCATTGACACGGCAACTAACGACACCGTTACCAAAATTAACGTAGATGAGGCTGGCAATCCTACCAGCGTTATAATGAAAAGCGGCAGGGAGCTTGTTGCAGATATCGTTATTGTGGCAATAGGCGTAAGACCGAACATAGGTTTTCTTGAAGGCAGCGGTATTACAATTGACAGAGGAATAATAGTAGATAAAACCATGATGACCAATATTAAAGATGTATATGCCGGCGGCGACGCTATAGTATCGTATGATATTTTAAATAAAAAACCCAATATAATAGCTATAGTTCCTCTTGCCTGTGAACAGGGAAGAATTGCCGGCACAAATATGGCTGGAGTATATAGAGAATATTACGGCGGCATGGGACTTAATTCAGTCGAGATATACGGACTGCCTATTATAACCATAGGGCTTACTAATCCAAACGATCCATCGCAAACCGTGTTTGTTCATCAGGAAGGCGAATCTATTTACAGAAAATTAGTTTATGACGGTCAAGTTCTTGTAGGAGCAATACTTTTAGGCGATGTTGCAGGAGCAGGCATATTATCGGCTATAATAAGGCAGGGACAAAAATGTTTAAAATATAAAGATGAATTCTTAAAAGGCAACATATACTCGTTTGTTATAGATAACGAGTTTGAAGTATATAATATTAATGAAGGCTATGCCATAAGAGGCGATTTTGAGGATCTTCCCCAGTTTTCAAGATCTAACTGGAGGTAA
- a CDS encoding AbrB/MazE/SpoVT family DNA-binding domain-containing protein yields the protein MSVSTLTKKGQVTIPKEIRNILGIKEHDKVMFVKKDGDIILKHISGDIFDLRGSLKPIKEYEDFEKIRNIARKSAAKKIIEESLSLNDE from the coding sequence ATGTCTGTAAGCACATTAACCAAAAAAGGTCAGGTTACTATACCTAAAGAGATAAGAAATATTTTAGGAATTAAAGAGCATGATAAGGTAATGTTCGTTAAAAAAGACGGCGATATAATCTTAAAACATATAAGCGGAGATATTTTTGATCTAAGGGGCAGTTTAAAACCTATAAAAGAATACGAAGATTTTGAAAAGATTAGAAATATAGCACGAAAATCAGCCGCAAAAAAAATTATAGAAGAGTCGTTATCGTTAAATGATGAATAA
- a CDS encoding molybdopterin molybdenumtransferase MoeA, with amino-acid sequence MSDKNKKQASDLLELTDKYIRRITDKEEVPVENSLDRVLSNDVIPEVDIPPFVRSAVDGFAVIASDFSENKITKLKVVQQITAGFNNALNEIHHGEAAFVTTGAPVPPGADSVILIEDTLDYSGGYVSYDKKVESGSYLSPVGDDIQSGKKLYSKGNKIRLCDIAALAGIGYKNISVFKKPVIGILSGGNELVQPGDELQNNKIYDINTTALKALIKDAGGIPEVIGVVEDNAESIVNALISADKSEKYNLLISTGGTGASFLVLDNKEITNFYDLIPSAIGKAGKLCFHGLNLVPGKPTSFGLLNNNTPIFALAGWPYSVIITFDLFVRPFIQKMTGINNIYKRYPEIKAILKEEVTSEKGVRKYFQVKIAREENGKLTASVIQPPKPPSAARSLSPLIRANGSFAMDEETVVIHAGEEVAVTLNDYNIF; translated from the coding sequence ATGAGCGATAAAAATAAAAAACAAGCTTCGGACCTGCTGGAACTGACGGATAAATACATACGGAGAATAACGGATAAAGAAGAAGTACCTGTTGAGAACAGTTTAGACAGGGTTCTGTCGAATGATGTCATTCCTGAAGTTGATATTCCGCCTTTTGTCAGGTCTGCCGTTGACGGTTTTGCCGTTATAGCTAGTGATTTTTCAGAAAATAAAATTACAAAATTAAAAGTTGTGCAGCAGATAACTGCCGGATTTAATAATGCTCTTAACGAAATACATCATGGCGAGGCTGCGTTTGTTACGACAGGCGCTCCGGTTCCACCTGGCGCGGATTCTGTTATTTTAATTGAAGATACCTTGGATTACTCTGGCGGATATGTATCATACGATAAAAAAGTTGAGTCAGGCTCGTATCTTTCTCCTGTCGGCGATGATATTCAATCCGGTAAAAAGCTCTATTCTAAAGGCAATAAAATCAGACTGTGCGACATAGCGGCTCTGGCTGGAATAGGATATAAAAATATATCGGTTTTTAAAAAACCGGTTATCGGAATTTTATCCGGAGGCAATGAGCTTGTACAGCCCGGCGATGAATTACAAAACAATAAAATATATGATATTAACACTACCGCTTTAAAAGCATTGATAAAAGATGCCGGAGGAATTCCGGAAGTTATAGGCGTGGTAGAGGATAATGCAGAAAGTATCGTAAATGCTCTCATATCTGCAGATAAATCCGAAAAATACAATCTGCTGATTTCAACCGGAGGAACAGGTGCAAGTTTTTTAGTTCTTGATAACAAAGAAATTACAAATTTTTACGATTTAATACCGTCCGCTATCGGCAAAGCAGGAAAATTGTGTTTTCACGGCTTAAACTTAGTTCCCGGAAAACCTACTTCATTTGGATTACTTAATAATAATACGCCCATTTTTGCTTTGGCAGGATGGCCGTATTCTGTTATAATAACCTTTGATTTATTCGTAAGACCGTTTATTCAAAAAATGACCGGTATAAATAATATTTATAAAAGATACCCTGAAATTAAAGCAATATTGAAAGAAGAGGTAACCTCGGAAAAAGGCGTTCGGAAATATTTTCAGGTTAAAATAGCCAGAGAGGAAAACGGAAAATTAACGGCTTCAGTTATTCAGCCGCCAAAACCGCCGTCCGCAGCCAGGTCACTTTCGCCGCTGATAAGGGCAAACGGAAGTTTTGCGATGGACGAGGAAACCGTGGTTATACATGCCGGTGAAGAGGTCGCGGTTACTTTAAATGATTATAATATTTTTTAA
- the mobB gene encoding molybdopterin-guanine dinucleotide biosynthesis protein B, which translates to MKNNSERKPFAVSFLAKSGTGKTTLIEKLIRIFAEKNYRVSSIKHTDHKFEADIKGKDSWRHKHAGAFSTMLLSDDSMAFFSDIKKNENINMIDNLINKFFNDADILIVEGFRDITIPKVELFRKELNPELRLKYTDDANCILVCGDVAINNLKIPQIDINQPDKIAIFLEKFIKNKKEKQ; encoded by the coding sequence ATGAAAAATAATTCAGAGCGCAAACCTTTCGCAGTTTCATTTCTTGCAAAATCTGGCACAGGAAAAACAACCCTTATAGAAAAACTGATACGCATATTCGCTGAAAAAAATTACAGAGTTTCTTCTATAAAACATACCGACCATAAATTTGAAGCGGATATTAAGGGAAAAGATTCATGGCGGCATAAACATGCCGGAGCGTTTTCCACGATGCTTTTATCCGATGATTCTATGGCTTTTTTTAGCGATATTAAAAAAAATGAAAATATTAACATGATAGACAATTTAATTAATAAATTTTTTAATGACGCCGATATTTTAATAGTAGAAGGTTTCAGAGATATTACGATTCCTAAAGTTGAACTTTTCAGAAAGGAATTGAACCCTGAATTGCGTTTAAAATACACAGACGATGCAAATTGTATCTTGGTTTGCGGAGATGTTGCGATAAATAATCTGAAAATACCGCAGATTGATATAAATCAACCTGATAAAATAGCTATTTTTTTAGAGAAGTTTATAAAAAATAAGAAGGAAAAGCAGTAA
- a CDS encoding type II toxin-antitoxin system RelE/ParE family toxin has product MLQIKFSETAVKQLKKIDKNTSKRIAKTNNPRNIGKALTGPLGNFWRYRVSDYRIICNIQDNNFVILVLKVANRNEVYRK; this is encoded by the coding sequence ATATTGCAGATTAAATTTTCCGAAACAGCGGTCAAACAGCTAAAAAAAATTGATAAAAATACGTCGAAAAGAATTGCCAAAACCAATAATCCACGCAACATCGGTAAAGCGCTGACTGGACCTTTGGGTAATTTTTGGCGTTACAGAGTCAGCGATTACCGCATTATTTGCAATATTCAGGATAATAATTTTGTTATTCTTGTTTTGAAAGTAGCAAACAGAAACGAAGTATATAGAAAATAA
- a CDS encoding NAD-dependent epimerase/dehydratase family protein: MNILLTGASGFVGHYIIQELSRFHTCVPLIDERGTVDLRDIGRIKSFLNSSQNCRYDAVIHLAAQSFVPESFKNPLETYNINFIGTYNLFSVLKEYGFCGKILYISSSDIYGYVSENKLPITEDYPLKPRNPYAVSKAAAEALCYQWSATEDVEIVIARPFNHIGPNQSERFAVSSFAKQIAEISLGLKKPAIIIGNIDTTRDFLDVRDVAAAYKLLLEKGINSDIYDIYNVCSGKEVAMRSIIDTLCNIAGVEVEIEIDENKLRPNEQKRVCGSNEKIKKIIGWEQKKPLEKSLADILGYWKERLKK, translated from the coding sequence ATGAACATTCTTTTAACAGGCGCTTCCGGTTTTGTGGGACATTATATAATACAAGAGTTATCTCGGTTTCACACTTGTGTTCCGCTAATAGATGAAAGAGGTACGGTTGACTTAAGAGATATCGGTAGAATAAAATCTTTTTTAAATTCTTCGCAAAATTGCCGCTATGATGCTGTAATCCATTTAGCCGCACAGAGTTTTGTTCCTGAATCTTTCAAAAATCCTCTTGAAACTTATAATATAAATTTCATCGGCACTTATAACCTGTTTAGTGTTTTAAAAGAATACGGTTTTTGCGGTAAAATACTTTATATAAGCTCCAGCGATATTTACGGTTATGTCAGCGAAAACAAACTCCCAATAACAGAAGATTATCCGTTAAAACCGAGAAATCCCTACGCTGTGAGCAAAGCTGCGGCTGAAGCGCTGTGTTACCAGTGGTCTGCTACTGAAGATGTTGAAATTGTTATAGCAAGACCTTTTAATCATATAGGACCTAATCAGAGCGAAAGATTTGCCGTATCAAGTTTTGCAAAACAGATAGCCGAAATTAGTCTCGGTCTAAAAAAACCGGCAATTATAATCGGTAATATCGATACTACAAGAGATTTTTTAGATGTAAGAGATGTCGCGGCTGCCTATAAGCTATTATTAGAAAAAGGGATAAATTCCGACATATATGACATATACAATGTATGCTCTGGAAAAGAGGTCGCAATGCGCTCTATAATCGATACTCTTTGTAATATTGCCGGTGTTGAGGTTGAAATAGAAATAGATGAAAATAAATTAAGACCTAATGAACAGAAAAGGGTATGCGGCAGTAATGAAAAGATTAAGAAAATTATAGGATGGGAGCAAAAAAAACCGCTTGAAAAAAGTTTGGCGGATATTTTAGGATATTGGAAAGAAAGGCTAAAAAAATAA
- the gmd gene encoding GDP-mannose 4,6-dehydratase, translated as MAKSALITGITGQDGAYLSKFLLEKGYNVYGFLARRGSDTLWRLRYLNILDDIKIIDGDLLDLSSLIRALELSKADEVYNLAAQSFVGTSWQQPILTTQVTGFAVVNVLEAIRIVNDKIRFYQASTSEMFGKTTETIQCENTVFHPRSPYGAAKLFAHYLTINYRESFNIFGSAGILFNHESPIRGIEFVTRKVTDAVAKIKYDKQNKLYLGNIDAQRDWGYAKDYVEAMWLMLQQDAPDDYVIATGKTSSVREMCEIAFYYVGLNYQDYVEIDQKLYRPAEVERLLGNPKKAKEKLGWEAKTQMKELIELMVEADMKRVRDNKSEC; from the coding sequence ATGGCAAAAAGCGCTCTTATAACGGGCATAACGGGACAGGACGGGGCATATCTTTCCAAATTTCTGCTTGAAAAAGGTTATAATGTTTACGGCTTTCTTGCAAGAAGAGGCTCTGATACTTTATGGAGATTAAGATATTTAAATATATTAGACGATATTAAAATCATAGACGGAGATCTGCTTGATCTGTCTTCGCTTATCAGGGCTTTAGAATTGTCAAAAGCCGACGAAGTCTATAATTTAGCCGCTCAAAGTTTTGTGGGAACCTCATGGCAGCAGCCGATACTTACTACGCAGGTGACCGGTTTTGCCGTCGTAAATGTTCTTGAGGCAATAAGAATTGTAAATGACAAAATTAGATTTTATCAGGCGTCTACATCTGAAATGTTCGGTAAAACAACCGAAACTATACAGTGCGAAAATACCGTTTTTCATCCCAGAAGCCCATACGGAGCAGCTAAACTTTTTGCCCATTATCTTACTATTAATTATAGGGAAAGTTTTAATATATTCGGCTCCGCCGGTATTCTCTTTAATCATGAGTCCCCTATAAGAGGCATAGAGTTTGTTACGAGAAAGGTAACGGATGCCGTCGCCAAAATAAAATATGACAAACAAAACAAACTTTATCTCGGTAATATAGACGCTCAGAGAGACTGGGGATATGCCAAAGACTATGTCGAAGCTATGTGGCTGATGCTCCAGCAGGACGCGCCGGACGATTATGTTATTGCCACAGGCAAGACTTCTTCGGTCAGAGAGATGTGCGAAATAGCATTTTATTACGTCGGTTTAAATTATCAAGACTATGTCGAAATAGACCAAAAATTGTATAGACCGGCAGAAGTTGAAAGACTGCTCGGCAACCCCAAAAAAGCTAAAGAAAAATTAGGCTGGGAGGCTAAAACCCAGATGAAAGAGTTGATAGAACTTATGGTTGAAGCGGATATGAAAAGGGTAAGGGATAATAAATCTGAATGTTAA
- a CDS encoding radical SAM protein yields the protein MKNYLFNYYEGAFPVNEELDDYDADKDFTINSLRISLTGECNEDCLYCHNEGISKSSKHSIEIENIISTIYSLKEFGLKKVKLTGGEPFLYKKIKQLIYAIKQIGDIDIFITTNGTLIDRRIDEISPSLIKKISISLDTLDEEKYRLLTGKNYYSKVIKGLETLREKNFNIEIDSVLLKSINTNKKDLLKIIDFCSLNNFNLQFIELSEAGNLNVYKKYYAEPINVLKKIGLDFNIDRYNDRKKIKYKGINITLCRSIKDVCLSSNGRCSGLRMLPDGQLTDFNY from the coding sequence ATGAAAAATTATTTGTTTAATTATTACGAAGGTGCATTTCCTGTTAACGAAGAATTAGATGATTACGACGCAGACAAGGATTTTACAATTAATTCGTTAAGGATTTCATTGACGGGAGAGTGCAACGAAGACTGCCTGTATTGCCATAACGAAGGAATTTCTAAATCTTCAAAGCATAGTATTGAAATTGAAAATATCATCAGCACAATTTATTCATTGAAGGAATTTGGCCTTAAAAAAGTAAAATTGACCGGAGGAGAGCCTTTTCTCTATAAAAAAATAAAACAGCTTATTTATGCCATAAAACAAATAGGCGATATAGACATATTTATAACTACCAACGGAACCTTAATCGATAGAAGAATTGATGAAATAAGTCCATCGCTTATTAAAAAAATTTCAATAAGCTTAGATACGCTTGATGAAGAAAAATATAGGCTGCTCACTGGAAAAAACTATTACAGTAAAGTTATAAAAGGATTAGAGACCTTACGCGAAAAAAATTTTAATATAGAAATTGATTCCGTTCTGCTAAAATCAATAAATACAAATAAAAAAGACCTGCTTAAAATAATTGATTTCTGCAGTTTAAATAATTTTAATTTGCAATTTATAGAATTATCCGAGGCGGGAAATTTAAACGTTTACAAAAAATATTACGCTGAGCCGATAAACGTTTTAAAAAAAATAGGACTTGATTTTAATATAGACAGATATAATGACAGAAAAAAAATTAAATATAAGGGAATAAACATCACCCTTTGCCGCAGCATTAAAGACGTTTGCTTATCGTCAAACGGAAGATGCTCAGGGCTTAGAATGCTTCCCGACGGACAGCTGACCGATTTTAACTATTAG